A window of Haloarcula marismortui ATCC 43049 genomic DNA:
TCGTGGTCGGCACTGCCCTGCGCTGGTGGCCCGGATTCGATACCGAGGGCGACCGGAGACGTGCAAACCAGAAGGAGACAGACCAGTCCTGCAAACAGCTGCGTTCTCATAGCTCTGGGTGTTGCCGAGTGCTACGCGACAACCAGCGAGTGGCGGTAAAGTGTGTGCCGGTGAAAATCTCAAACGTAATAACAGGCTGTGCGCCTCGGACACGGGGTCGCAAGCGTTTTGCCAGCGGCCACGTTATCCCCTGATATGGCCGATTGTCCGCTCGCAGACGACTGTCCCGAATTCACCGAACGAATTCAGGGGATGGGCTGTACCCACTACGGCGACCGTGGCGGCGCCGAGTGGTGCAATCACTACAACCAGCCGATCTCGGAGCTCAAGAGCCAGCCGGTCAAGATGGGCGAGGAAGTCACTGTCGACGTTGAGGACATCCATGAGAGCGGTGCCGGTGTCGGTCGGACCGAGGACGGCTTCATCATCATGGTTGACGGCGTCCTGCCCCCGGCTCGCTCGCTGGTCAAGGTGACGAACGTTCACTCGAACCACGCCCGGGCTGAGGAAGTCGAGCGACTGGAGATGGACGAGGACCCCTCCGAGTCTGAAACCGAAGAAAACGACGCCGACGCTGACGAGACGGACGACAATGCTGATGATGACGGCCGGCGTCTCGGGAGTCGGGACAACTTCTGGGGCAGCTAGGACACACCGGTTGGACAGTTTGCGAGCGGGACTTCTTTGAGCCAGTCGGTCCTTCCTGTGGATATGGACCTCGAACTCGATGGCAACGCAGCGCTGTGTACCGCCGCAACGAGCGGACTCGGACTTGCGAGCGCCGAAGCCCTCGCTGCGGACGGTGCCAACGTAGCGGTCTGTGGCCGGACGCCGGAACACGTCGACGAGGCACGGAACCGGCTCGAAGCGGTCGGCGACGGCGACGTACTGGCCGTCGAGGCCGATATTACTGACCCCGACCAGATCGAGGCACTCGTCGAGGAAACTGTCGACAGCTTCGGCGGCCTCGACCACGTCGTCACCAGCGCTGGCGGTCCGGCCCCCGGACCGTTCATGGAGACGACCGAGCGAGAGTGGTACAGCGCCTACGACCTGCTCGTGATGAGTGTCGTCTGGACCACCCGGGCCGCCTACCCACACCTCAGGGACTCCGATGCCGGCACCATCGTCAATATCACCTCCCGTTCTGTCCGGGAAGCCATTGACGACCTGGTGCTCTCGAACGCTGTCCGCCGCGCTGTTATCGGCCTGATGAAGACACAGGCTAACGAGTTTGCGCCGGAAGTCCGCGTCAACGCCGTCCTCCCCGGCGCACACGAGACACCACGTATCGAGGAACTCGTCGAAGCAGCCGTCGAGCGTGGCGAGTACGACTCCTACGAAGAGGGCATCAAATCTTGGGCCGATGCCCCGCTGCAGCGTGTCGGCCGACCGGAAGAGCTTGGGGATGTCGTCGCCTTCCTCTCCTCGCCCCGGTCCTCATACGTCACTGGAACGGCCCTGCCCGTCGACGGCGGGGCGATGCAGAGCTAACAGTTCCGGCCGCCGGGCCGCTCAGAACCGCCCGTCGTCGCGCAGTTCCCCGACCACCTCTCGGACCCGCTGGGCCTCCTCTTTCGGGACCACGAGCGTCCGGTCGTCGAATGACGCCACGACGAGGTCTTCGACGCCGACGGCGCTGATGTGGCCGTCGCTCGCCAGCACGTTCCCGTCGGCGTCTATACTAACTGCCTCACCCAGCACCGCGTTTCCGTCTTGGCCGTCGAGGACGCGCTCGAAGGCATCCCACGACCCCAGGTCGTCCCAGTCAAGCGCCGCCGGAACGACAAAGGCGTTTTCCGCGTCTTCGAGCACAGCGTAATCGATGCTCACTGGGTCAACAGCGGCAAAGGCGTCGTCGTGGTCCCCGTCGTCGAGTCGCTCGACCATGGGTGCAAGCGGCGAGGACGCTGCGGCGGACAGGAGAGCCGTCGGCGCCCACGCGAACAGGCCAGCGTTCCAGTAGAATCCCTCCCGGACGTACTCCGTCGCGGTCTCCCGGTCGGGTTTCTCGTGGAACGTTTCGACCGGCGCGAAGCCGTTCTCGGACGGTCCGGGCTTGATGTAGCCGTAGCCGGTCGCCGGCCGGTCCGGTTCGATACCGACGGTGACGAGCCCCTCGGTTTCCACTGCGACCCGCGTGGCCGTCCGTGCGACCGTCTCGAACGGCCCCGAAATCCGGTGGTCGCTTGGCAGACACAGCAGAACACAGTCGCCGACCTGCTCGCGGATGCGGTGGGCCGCATACGCCAGTGCCGGCCCGGTGTCTTTCGGTTCCGGTTCTGTCAACACTGCTACATTCGGGACGTGCTCCCGGACCCCGTCGGCGAACGAGTCCCGAGTCAGCACGTAGGTCTCGTCGGCGAACCCGACCCGACTGACAGTCTCGGCGAGTAGTGATTCGTCTTCCCCGAAGGAGAGAAACTGTTTGGGGCGGTCGCTCCGACTCGCCGGATACAGGCGCGTGCCGGTGCCGCCGGCCAGAACGAGCGCGACGATTGGTCGCTCCATACTCGGGCTTTGCCCAGCCAGTGCTAAAATGTTGTACTGGCGACCGAGGCGGAGACCAGCCGAACCCACTGCCGTCAGCGAGTTACCACGTTTCTATCGTCCCGTCCCTGATGTCTTCGACACAGCCCTGACAGTCCGGACTCTCTGCGTCGTAGCACACTGGCCGCCGTTGCTCGTCCATCGACACCGCGCGGTACTCGGCGTGGCGGCGACAGACGATTCGGGCCCGTCCTTCCTCATCTCTGGGCAGGCCGGCTTCTGCCGACCGCTTGCCGTTCTTGTAGGCCTTCTTCGCATCGGAGAGTTGCTGCTCGGCCGACCGCAAGGTATCTCGGATGAACCGTGCGAGTCGGTCGTCGTCGGCCATACTGACCGTTGTGTCCGGCCACAAATCAATCTTCTCGCGTGGCTCGCACGACGTGACTCCGGGGGTCCGATATCCACATTCACTTTCACTCCGCTGGGCGAGTATTTATAACCAAAGGCGACCAACCGTCGATTGTCTCCCAACGAAAACCAGGCGGAGACAGTGAAAGCCAATGACTGAGTCAGATCTGCGTACCCACGCGACAGAGATACACGAGCAGTTTTCCGACCAGCTAGAGATCGACGTCGACGACGTTATCGAACGTCTCGATACGCTGGTGAACGATTATCAGGTCCCCATCAGTGAGGCCCGCCGGAGTGTCGTCAACACGTACCTTGACGAGGCTGGCATGGACCGCGACCAGCTAGGTGGCGGCGATGGCGGCGGCAACGAGCAGGTGAACGTCGCTGATGTCGACGCCCCCGAGGAGTGGGTCGATGTCCGCGCGACGGTCGTCGAACTCTGGGAGCCACGCGCCGACGCCGTTGCGCAGGTCGGCCTGCTGGGCGATGAAACGGGCACGATCAAGTTCACGAAGTGGTCGAAGTCCGACCTTCCGTCGCTCGAAGAAGGCAAGTCCTACGCCCTGCGCAACGTCGTTACCGACGAGTACCAGGGTCGCTTTTCGGTGAAGCTCAACCGGACGACCACTATCGAGGAACTTGACGAGGCAATTGAGGTCGGCGACGACAGCGTCGAGGCCGACGGCGCACTGGTTGACATCCAGTCGGGCTCCGGGCTCATCAAGCGCTGTCCGGAGGACGACTGCACGCGCGTCCTCCAGAACGGCCGCTGTAGCGAACACGGCGAGGTTGAAGGCGAGTTCGACCTCCGAATCAAGGGCGTCCTCGACGACGGCGAGGAGGTCACCGAGGTCATCTTCGACGAGGACGCGACCGAGGAGTTGACCGGCATCGCCCTCGAAGAGGCGAAGGAGATGGCGATGGACGCGCTCGACACCACCGTCGTCGCCGACGAGATGCGACAGAAAATCCTCGGCCGGTATTACCGCGTCCGCGGTCCGACGTTTGGCCGCTACTTGCTCGCCGACGAGCAGGAGCGACTGACCGGGGCCGTGGATGCAGACGAGATTCTCATCAAAGCGAGGTCGATCTAAATGGCGAGTACACCCACCCGCGAGGTCGCACGGCGCGTCTTCGCACGCGAGTTCAACGACGCAAGCTACACGTTCAAGGAATCCGACGACGACCGCGCGCCGGTGTACGTCCTCTTGCCGACCGGCCAGCGCGCCAACCGCGTGTTCCTGGTCGGCACCCTCACCGAGACCGAGGATGTCGGCGAGGACAGCGAGTACTGGCAGGGACGAGTCGTCGACCCCAACGGCGACACGTTCTTCATGTACGCCGGGCAGTACCAGCCCGACGCGGCGTCGATGCTGCGCGAACTGGAGCCGCCGGCCTACGTCGCTGTCGTCGGCAAGCCACGCACCTACGAGACCGACGAGGGCGAAGTGAACGTCTCGATTCGCCCCGAGTCCATTTCGAAGGTCGACGAAGCGACGCGGGACCGCTGGGTCGTCGAAACGGCCGAGCGAACGCTTGACCGGGTCAAGCGGTACAAGGAAGCCGACATGGAGGACCCGGCCACTGACGAGTATATCTCGATGGCTGACGAGGAATACGACCAACTGTCAATCGAGAACTATCGGCAGTCGGTCGTCGGCGCGCTGGAGAGTCTGCAGGACGAGCAGGCCGAAGCCAGCGCGGACTGACCGCGGCGCAGTCGTCTATTTTTTGCTGCTGGTGAGTGGTCCGCTACTACGGCTCCAGTAGCTCGATTCGGTTCCCCTCTGGGTCGACGACGAACATGATAGTCGTCCCGCTTTCGGTCGTTTGCGGGCCGCTGAGCGTCTCAACGTCGTCGGGCAAGCGGTCGGCGACGGCGTCGAGGTCGTCGACTTCCAGACCGGGATGGGTCGCCCCCGGGCGATTGAGGTCGGGGTCGGGCATTTCCTCGCCCTCGGGTTCGTAGGTCGCCAGTTCCAGACGCACGTTGCCGGCGTCGAGGTGGACCAGTTCGGCGCTGGCTCCCTCAATGTCGACAGCGGCTCCAAACGCCTCGTCACCGACGGAAAAGCGAGTCACTACGTCAAGCCCCAGCACGTCCCGGTAGAACTCGACCGCGCGGTCCAGATTGCTGACGATGATACCGAAGTGGTGGCCAGTTGCGTCGATGTCTGTCGCCATCTTTGCCGATACCGAGGTCGGCCGGCGGTTAAATCACAGCGGTTCGACTGTCGTCAGAGACGGCCACCAAGGGACCGGTCCGGTAGCGTCTGACAAACGATTAAATACGTTGCTGCTAAAACAGTACATAATTATGGGCAACAAAAACAAGACTATCTCCTTTCGCGTCAGCGAGGACAAA
This region includes:
- a CDS encoding TRAM domain-containing protein, yielding MADCPLADDCPEFTERIQGMGCTHYGDRGGAEWCNHYNQPISELKSQPVKMGEEVTVDVEDIHESGAGVGRTEDGFIIMVDGVLPPARSLVKVTNVHSNHARAEEVERLEMDEDPSESETEENDADADETDDNADDDGRRLGSRDNFWGS
- a CDS encoding DUF7091 family protein; translated protein: MADDDRLARFIRDTLRSAEQQLSDAKKAYKNGKRSAEAGLPRDEEGRARIVCRRHAEYRAVSMDEQRRPVCYDAESPDCQGCVEDIRDGTIETW
- a CDS encoding mannose-1-phosphate guanylyltransferase, whose translation is MERPIVALVLAGGTGTRLYPASRSDRPKQFLSFGEDESLLAETVSRVGFADETYVLTRDSFADGVREHVPNVAVLTEPEPKDTGPALAYAAHRIREQVGDCVLLCLPSDHRISGPFETVARTATRVAVETEGLVTVGIEPDRPATGYGYIKPGPSENGFAPVETFHEKPDRETATEYVREGFYWNAGLFAWAPTALLSAAASSPLAPMVERLDDGDHDDAFAAVDPVSIDYAVLEDAENAFVVPAALDWDDLGSWDAFERVLDGQDGNAVLGEAVSIDADGNVLASDGHISAVGVEDLVVASFDDRTLVVPKEEAQRVREVVGELRDDGRF
- a CDS encoding SDR family oxidoreductase, giving the protein MDLELDGNAALCTAATSGLGLASAEALAADGANVAVCGRTPEHVDEARNRLEAVGDGDVLAVEADITDPDQIEALVEETVDSFGGLDHVVTSAGGPAPGPFMETTEREWYSAYDLLVMSVVWTTRAAYPHLRDSDAGTIVNITSRSVREAIDDLVLSNAVRRAVIGLMKTQANEFAPEVRVNAVLPGAHETPRIEELVEAAVERGEYDSYEEGIKSWADAPLQRVGRPEELGDVVAFLSSPRSSYVTGTALPVDGGAMQS
- a CDS encoding RPA family protein, yielding MASTPTREVARRVFAREFNDASYTFKESDDDRAPVYVLLPTGQRANRVFLVGTLTETEDVGEDSEYWQGRVVDPNGDTFFMYAGQYQPDAASMLRELEPPAYVAVVGKPRTYETDEGEVNVSIRPESISKVDEATRDRWVVETAERTLDRVKRYKEADMEDPATDEYISMADEEYDQLSIENYRQSVVGALESLQDEQAEASAD
- a CDS encoding replication protein A (Replication protein A protects and stabilize the intermediate ssDNA that is generated by the unwinding action of a DNA helicase at the replication fork. In addition, SSBs prevent the formation of secondary structures by single-stranded template DNA.); translated protein: MTESDLRTHATEIHEQFSDQLEIDVDDVIERLDTLVNDYQVPISEARRSVVNTYLDEAGMDRDQLGGGDGGGNEQVNVADVDAPEEWVDVRATVVELWEPRADAVAQVGLLGDETGTIKFTKWSKSDLPSLEEGKSYALRNVVTDEYQGRFSVKLNRTTTIEELDEAIEVGDDSVEADGALVDIQSGSGLIKRCPEDDCTRVLQNGRCSEHGEVEGEFDLRIKGVLDDGEEVTEVIFDEDATEELTGIALEEAKEMAMDALDTTVVADEMRQKILGRYYRVRGPTFGRYLLADEQERLTGAVDADEILIKARSI
- a CDS encoding VOC family protein, yielding MATDIDATGHHFGIIVSNLDRAVEFYRDVLGLDVVTRFSVGDEAFGAAVDIEGASAELVHLDAGNVRLELATYEPEGEEMPDPDLNRPGATHPGLEVDDLDAVADRLPDDVETLSGPQTTESGTTIMFVVDPEGNRIELLEP